In one Streptomyces venezuelae genomic region, the following are encoded:
- a CDS encoding phosphocholine-specific phospholipase C — protein sequence MPELNRRRFMQLAGGTATFAMLNQSIARAASLPARRASGTIKDVEHVVVLMQENRSFDHYFGKLKGVRGFGDPRPVTLPNGKPVWHQPNGGKEVLPFHPDAENLGMQFIAGLDHDWAGGHKAFNSGAYDQWIPAKSERTMAYLERDDIPFHYALADAFTVCDDYHCSFMGATDPNRYYMLTGHVGNDGKGGGPVLGNQEAGYDWTTYAERLEQAGVSWKVYQDIGDGLDAAGHWGWINDAYRGNYGDNSLLYFNKYRNAKPGDPLYDKARTGTNAKAGDGYFDLLKADVKADKLPQVSYIAAPEAFCEHPNWPVNYGAWYIAQVLDALTSNPEVWAKTALFITYDENDGYFDHIVPPYVPKDANQGKSTVATTLDYHAGSAGYAAGHYGLGQRVPMIVVSPWSTGGFVNSEVFDHTSIIRFMETRFGVKEPNISPWRRAICGDLTSAFDFSGKDMDPAKLPDTAAYEPPDKERHDDYVPKAPANPALPKQEAGSRPARALPYVPLVDGAADAAAGKFTLTFSGGAKAGVCFHVRSANRTDGPWTYTTEAGKSVSDTWNSKYSKDAYDLSVFGPNGFLRTFKGPGKKAGPEVIARHDGTTGNIKLTLKNAGSTDVNLTVTNAYGGAGQTFKVKAGSSVEHTVDLRATKRWYDLTVKSDADAGFLRRLAGHVETGAAGVSDPAIRTV from the coding sequence ATGCCTGAACTCAATCGGCGCCGCTTCATGCAGCTGGCCGGCGGCACCGCGACGTTCGCCATGCTCAACCAGAGCATCGCCCGCGCCGCGTCCCTTCCGGCCCGGCGCGCCTCCGGCACCATCAAGGACGTCGAGCACGTCGTGGTGCTCATGCAGGAGAACCGTTCTTTCGACCACTACTTCGGCAAGCTGAAGGGCGTCCGCGGCTTCGGCGACCCGCGCCCGGTGACACTGCCGAACGGCAAGCCGGTCTGGCACCAGCCGAACGGCGGCAAGGAAGTGCTGCCCTTCCACCCGGACGCCGAGAACCTCGGCATGCAGTTCATCGCGGGCCTCGACCACGACTGGGCCGGCGGCCACAAGGCGTTCAACAGCGGCGCGTACGACCAGTGGATCCCCGCCAAGTCCGAGCGCACGATGGCGTACCTGGAGCGGGACGACATCCCGTTCCACTACGCGCTCGCCGACGCCTTCACGGTCTGCGACGACTACCACTGTTCGTTCATGGGCGCGACCGACCCCAACCGCTACTACATGCTCACCGGGCACGTCGGCAACGACGGCAAGGGCGGCGGCCCGGTCCTCGGCAACCAGGAGGCGGGGTACGACTGGACGACGTACGCCGAGCGCCTGGAGCAGGCGGGCGTGAGCTGGAAGGTCTACCAGGACATCGGCGACGGCCTGGACGCGGCCGGACACTGGGGCTGGATCAACGACGCCTACCGCGGCAACTACGGCGACAACTCGCTCCTCTACTTCAACAAGTACCGCAACGCCAAGCCCGGCGACCCGCTCTACGACAAGGCCCGCACCGGCACCAACGCCAAGGCGGGCGACGGCTACTTCGACCTCCTCAAGGCCGACGTGAAGGCCGACAAGCTCCCGCAGGTCTCCTACATCGCCGCACCCGAGGCGTTCTGCGAACACCCCAACTGGCCCGTGAACTACGGCGCCTGGTACATCGCACAGGTCCTGGACGCGCTCACCTCCAACCCCGAGGTGTGGGCGAAGACGGCCCTGTTCATCACCTACGACGAGAACGACGGCTACTTCGACCACATCGTCCCGCCGTACGTTCCCAAGGACGCCAACCAGGGCAAGTCCACGGTCGCCACGACCCTCGACTACCACGCCGGCAGCGCCGGTTACGCGGCCGGGCACTACGGCCTCGGCCAGCGCGTCCCGATGATCGTCGTCTCGCCGTGGAGCACCGGCGGCTTCGTGAACTCCGAGGTCTTCGACCACACGTCGATCATCCGGTTCATGGAGACGCGCTTCGGCGTCAAGGAGCCCAACATCTCGCCGTGGCGCCGCGCGATCTGCGGCGACCTCACGTCCGCCTTCGACTTCAGCGGCAAGGACATGGACCCCGCGAAGCTCCCCGACACGGCCGCCTACGAGCCGCCGGACAAGGAGCGCCACGACGACTACGTGCCCAAGGCGCCCGCGAACCCGGCGCTGCCCAAGCAGGAGGCCGGTTCCCGGCCCGCCCGCGCGCTGCCGTACGTCCCGCTGGTGGACGGCGCCGCGGACGCCGCCGCCGGAAAGTTCACGCTCACGTTCAGCGGCGGCGCCAAGGCCGGAGTCTGCTTCCACGTGCGCTCCGCCAACCGCACCGACGGCCCCTGGACGTACACCACGGAGGCCGGCAAGTCCGTCTCCGACACCTGGAACTCGAAGTACTCCAAGGACGCCTACGACCTCTCCGTCTTCGGCCCCAACGGGTTCCTGCGCACCTTCAAGGGCCCCGGCAAGAAGGCGGGCCCCGAGGTGATCGCCCGCCACGACGGCACCACGGGCAACATCAAGCTGACCCTGAAGAACGCGGGCAGCACCGATGTGAACCTCACGGTGACCAACGCCTACGGCGGCGCGGGCCAGACCTTCAAGGTCAAGGCCGGCTCCTCCGTCGAGCACACCGTCGACCTTCGCGCGACCAAGCGCTGGTACGACCTGACGGTGAAGTCCGACGCGGACGCCGGGTTCCTGCGGCGTCTTGCCGGGCACGTGGAGACCGGCGCGGCGGGCGTGAGCGACCCGGCGATCCGTACGGTCTGA
- the mgtA gene encoding magnesium-translocating P-type ATPase, with amino-acid sequence MNKLIPPVRLAPPGENPRPTPRTRKAAELDARTREVGARLAELSALPARDVLRELNSTTRGLRQDQVLERIERYGENTVAHERAPHWTVQLAKSFWNPFIGVLVVLAAVMYWQDPADPGVYILTSMVLISALLRFWQEFRSSRSAEALKKLVTTDCAVQRRWSETATTEEIPMEQVVPGDLVRLAAGDLVPADLRLLTAKDLMVSQAALSGESLPVAKADTRAHDLGQRTTTDPVEADNLCLTGTSVTSGTATGVVVATGAHTYFGSMASALTGARPQTAFDTGVRRVSFLLIRFMLVMVPVVFAINGFTKGDWDQALLFSISVAVGLTPEMLPMVVSANLARGAVAMSKHQVVVKQLNAIQNLGAMDVLCTDKTGTLTEDRIVLDRYLGTRGEEDREVLEYAYLNSHFQTGLRNLMDQAVIDRVDEAEEVVVDHLFTMIDEIPFDFARRRMSVVLRRNEISGPVFEHTLITKGAVEEVLDRCGHMMDGGERVQLTRQLRAHVTHLTDRHNREGLRVLAVAIRTFPVDPDTPERETYSVADETELTLVGFLAFLDPPKKDAADALRALAENGVAVKVVTGDNELVAARVCADVGLDAGELVTGAVVDLVDDGELIELARGTTVFAKVNPVQKARIVRALKADGHTVGFLGDGINDAAALREADVGVSVDTAVDIAKESADIILLKKDLMVLERGVLMGRQTFGNTIKYIKMTASSNFGNVFSVLVASAFIPFQPMLAIHLLVQNLCYDVSQLAIPWDRMDKEYLKKPRTWDARGIGRFMVRVGPISSVFDITTFVVLWHVFGADSPAEQTLFQTGWFVEGLLSQTLIVHMIRTRKIPFIQSRASLPVLVMTGAVMLLGLWLPFSPLAGALSMEPLPMSYFPWLAGTLLAYCALTQVVKGWYIRRYHDWL; translated from the coding sequence ATGAACAAGCTGATTCCCCCGGTACGCCTGGCCCCGCCAGGCGAGAACCCCCGCCCCACCCCCCGCACCCGCAAGGCCGCCGAACTGGACGCACGCACCCGTGAGGTCGGCGCCCGACTCGCCGAACTCAGCGCGCTCCCGGCCCGCGACGTGCTGCGCGAGCTCAACTCCACGACGCGCGGCCTGCGTCAGGACCAGGTCCTTGAGCGCATCGAGCGGTACGGCGAGAACACCGTCGCCCACGAGCGCGCCCCGCACTGGACCGTGCAACTCGCCAAGTCCTTCTGGAACCCCTTCATCGGGGTGCTCGTCGTGCTCGCCGCCGTCATGTACTGGCAGGACCCGGCCGACCCCGGCGTCTACATCCTCACCTCGATGGTGCTGATCAGCGCGTTGCTCCGGTTCTGGCAGGAGTTCCGCTCCTCCCGGTCGGCCGAGGCCTTGAAGAAGCTGGTCACCACGGACTGCGCGGTGCAGCGGCGCTGGAGCGAGACCGCCACCACCGAAGAGATCCCGATGGAGCAGGTCGTCCCCGGCGACCTGGTGCGGCTCGCCGCCGGCGACCTCGTCCCGGCCGACCTGCGGCTCCTCACCGCCAAGGACCTGATGGTGAGCCAGGCCGCCCTGTCCGGCGAGTCGCTGCCCGTCGCCAAGGCCGACACGCGCGCCCACGACCTGGGCCAGCGGACCACCACGGACCCCGTGGAGGCCGACAACCTCTGCCTGACGGGCACATCGGTGACGTCCGGCACGGCGACCGGCGTCGTCGTCGCGACCGGCGCGCACACCTACTTCGGCTCCATGGCGAGCGCCCTTACCGGTGCCCGCCCGCAGACCGCCTTCGACACCGGCGTGCGCCGCGTCAGCTTCCTGCTGATCCGCTTCATGCTGGTGATGGTCCCGGTCGTCTTCGCGATCAACGGGTTCACCAAGGGCGACTGGGACCAGGCGCTGCTGTTCTCGATCTCCGTGGCGGTGGGCCTCACCCCCGAGATGCTGCCGATGGTCGTGTCGGCCAACCTGGCGCGCGGAGCCGTCGCCATGTCGAAGCACCAGGTCGTCGTCAAGCAGCTCAACGCGATCCAGAACCTCGGCGCGATGGACGTCCTGTGCACCGACAAGACGGGCACCCTCACCGAGGACCGCATCGTCCTGGACCGCTACCTCGGCACGCGCGGCGAGGAGGACCGCGAGGTCCTCGAGTACGCGTATCTGAACTCCCACTTCCAGACGGGACTCCGCAACCTCATGGACCAGGCGGTCATCGACCGGGTCGACGAGGCCGAGGAGGTTGTCGTCGACCATCTCTTCACGATGATCGACGAGATCCCCTTCGACTTCGCACGCCGTCGCATGTCCGTGGTCCTGCGCCGCAACGAAATCTCCGGCCCCGTCTTCGAGCACACGCTCATCACCAAGGGCGCGGTCGAGGAGGTCCTCGACCGGTGCGGCCACATGATGGACGGCGGCGAGCGCGTGCAGCTCACCCGGCAGCTGCGCGCACACGTCACGCACCTCACCGACCGCCACAACCGGGAGGGCCTGCGGGTCCTCGCGGTCGCCATCCGCACCTTCCCCGTCGACCCCGACACCCCCGAGCGCGAGACCTACTCGGTGGCCGACGAGACGGAGCTGACGCTCGTCGGGTTCCTCGCCTTCCTCGACCCGCCGAAGAAGGACGCGGCGGACGCGCTGCGGGCGCTCGCCGAGAACGGCGTCGCGGTCAAGGTCGTCACAGGCGACAACGAACTGGTCGCCGCGCGTGTCTGCGCCGACGTCGGCCTCGACGCGGGCGAGCTGGTCACCGGCGCCGTCGTCGATCTGGTCGACGACGGCGAGCTGATCGAACTGGCCCGTGGGACCACGGTGTTCGCGAAGGTCAACCCGGTCCAGAAGGCACGGATCGTGCGCGCGCTGAAGGCGGACGGACACACAGTCGGCTTCCTCGGGGACGGCATCAACGACGCGGCGGCGCTGCGCGAGGCGGACGTGGGCGTCTCCGTCGACACGGCGGTGGACATCGCGAAGGAGTCCGCGGACATCATCCTCCTGAAGAAGGACCTGATGGTCCTGGAGCGGGGTGTGTTGATGGGCCGTCAGACGTTCGGCAACACCATCAAGTACATCAAGATGACGGCGTCGTCGAACTTCGGGAACGTCTTCTCGGTCCTGGTCGCATCGGCCTTCATCCCCTTCCAGCCGATGCTCGCCATCCACCTCCTGGTGCAGAACCTCTGCTACGACGTCAGCCAGCTGGCGATCCCGTGGGACCGCATGGACAAGGAGTACCTGAAGAAGCCGCGGACGTGGGACGCGCGGGGCATCGGCCGGTTCATGGTGCGCGTCGGCCCGATCAGCTCGGTCTTCGACATCACGACCTTCGTGGTCCTCTGGCACGTCTTCGGGGCGGACTCCCCCGCGGAGCAGACCCTGTTCCAGACGGGCTGGTTCGTCGAGGGACTGCTGTCCCAGACCCTCATCGTGCACATGATCCGCACCCGGAAGATCCCGTTCATCCAGTCCCGCGCCTCGCTGCCGGTCCTGGTGATGACCGGCGCGGTGATGCTCCTCGGCCTCTGGCTGCCGTTCTCGCCGCTCGCCGGGGCGCTGTCGATGGAGCCGCTGCCGATGAGCTACTTCCCGTGGCTGGCCGGAACGCTGCTCGCGTACTGCGCGCTCACCCAGGTGGTGAAGGGCTGGTACATCCGGCGCTACCACGACTGGCTGTAG
- a CDS encoding serine hydrolase domain-containing protein: MTVRVHGTCAPGFEGVRAEFERSFAERDELGAAVAATVGGELVVDLWGGDADRTGTRPWERDTLVNVYSTTKGMTSLCAHLLVDRGELDLDAPVTRYWPEFADAGKADIPVRWLLSHRAGLIAPGEPMAPGAVYDWEKVTEALAATRPWWRPGTAQGYHAVTFGFLVGEVVRRITGVSLGTFLRTEVTGPLGADVHVGTQESEHGRCADMAPPLSREAPPSSTPPSPASSRTVFGDVPKPPVTGLSDHPMAPATLALQYLPLGDVNAAAYRCAEIPAANGHATARGIAAVYAELACGRLLSSGAVERLRTCQSDGDEPDLVLRTGTSLADTWPWGLGYMLNQYGQAGPNPRAFGHGGAGGSYAFADPENGVSYAYTMNRMGAGTSGEDLRSVHLVGALYEGLRERGPVRGR, from the coding sequence ATGACTGTGCGCGTCCACGGCACCTGCGCCCCGGGCTTCGAGGGCGTGCGAGCGGAGTTCGAGCGGAGCTTCGCCGAGCGCGACGAGCTCGGGGCGGCCGTCGCGGCCACCGTCGGCGGTGAGCTCGTCGTCGACCTGTGGGGCGGCGACGCGGACCGGACCGGCACCCGCCCCTGGGAGCGGGACACCCTGGTCAACGTCTACTCCACGACCAAGGGCATGACCTCACTCTGCGCCCATCTTCTGGTGGACCGCGGCGAGTTGGACCTGGACGCTCCGGTCACGCGGTACTGGCCCGAGTTCGCCGACGCGGGGAAGGCCGACATCCCGGTGCGCTGGCTGCTCAGCCACCGTGCCGGGCTCATCGCGCCGGGCGAGCCGATGGCGCCGGGCGCGGTGTACGACTGGGAGAAGGTGACCGAGGCACTGGCGGCGACGCGGCCGTGGTGGCGCCCCGGCACCGCCCAGGGCTACCACGCGGTGACCTTCGGGTTCCTGGTCGGCGAGGTCGTGCGGCGGATCACGGGAGTCTCGCTCGGGACGTTCCTGCGCACCGAGGTGACCGGCCCGCTGGGCGCCGACGTCCACGTCGGCACGCAGGAGAGCGAGCACGGGCGGTGCGCGGACATGGCGCCGCCCCTTTCGCGCGAGGCGCCGCCCTCCTCCACGCCACCCTCGCCCGCGTCCTCGCGGACCGTGTTCGGCGACGTGCCGAAGCCTCCCGTCACCGGCCTGTCGGACCACCCGATGGCGCCGGCCACCCTAGCCCTCCAGTACCTGCCGCTCGGCGACGTGAACGCCGCGGCCTACCGGTGCGCGGAGATCCCCGCCGCCAACGGACACGCCACCGCTCGCGGAATCGCCGCCGTGTACGCGGAGTTGGCGTGCGGACGGCTCCTCTCGTCCGGCGCGGTGGAGCGGCTGCGCACCTGCCAGAGCGACGGCGACGAGCCGGACCTCGTCCTGCGGACGGGCACCTCGCTGGCCGACACATGGCCGTGGGGCCTCGGCTACATGCTCAACCAGTATGGCCAGGCGGGCCCCAACCCGCGGGCGTTCGGGCACGGCGGCGCGGGCGGGTCGTACGCCTTCGCCGACCCGGAGAACGGCGTCTCGTACGCGTACACGATGAACCGCATGGGCGCGGGCACCTCGGGCGAGGACCTGCGCAGCGTCCACCTGGTAGGCGCGCTGTACGAGGGGCTGCGCGAACGGGGTCCCGTGCGCGGCAGATGA
- a CDS encoding DinB family protein has protein sequence MTTSRRAVFFTGSAPDPRFGSLTTGDERAMLSYFVRSQRETLELKCRGLEDELADRAVAPSALSLLGLVRHLTDVERRWFRMALAGHDVTPLYPTPDNADEDFDGAVAEPGAIAAAWEAWRAEVEFAEKFVAQAPDLDVEGQSPLFGTVSLRWVLLHLVQEYARHNGHADLLRERIDGAVGL, from the coding sequence ATGACTACCAGCAGAAGAGCCGTCTTCTTCACGGGCAGCGCGCCGGACCCCCGCTTCGGTTCGCTCACCACCGGAGACGAACGGGCCATGCTCAGCTACTTCGTGCGGTCCCAGCGCGAGACCCTGGAGCTCAAGTGCCGCGGTCTGGAGGACGAGTTGGCCGACCGCGCCGTCGCGCCCTCCGCGCTGTCGCTGCTCGGCCTGGTCCGGCACCTCACCGATGTGGAGCGACGCTGGTTCCGGATGGCCCTCGCCGGTCACGACGTGACCCCTCTCTACCCCACGCCCGACAACGCCGACGAGGACTTCGACGGAGCCGTGGCGGAGCCGGGCGCGATCGCCGCGGCCTGGGAGGCGTGGCGGGCCGAGGTGGAGTTCGCCGAGAAGTTCGTGGCCCAGGCGCCCGATCTCGACGTCGAGGGACAGAGCCCGCTGTTCGGCACGGTGTCGCTGCGCTGGGTGCTGCTGCACCTGGTCCAGGAGTACGCCCGCCACAACGGCCACGCCGATCTGCTGCGGGAGCGGATCGACGGGGCGGTGGGGCTGTAA
- the ppk2 gene encoding polyphosphate kinase 2 has product MEPTGRNEDDLLEGLSVDEARPERPVLLDEEGRPLQTWRENYPYAKKLGRSAYERRKRILQIELLKLQKTVREQGLRIAVLCEGRDAAGKGGTIKRFTERLNPRGARTVALDKPTEHEAGQWYFQRYVAQLPSAGEIVFFDRSWYNRAGVEPVMGFCTPKEHQHFLEQAPQFERMITEDGITLIKFWFSVSRAEQRTRFAIRQVDPVRQWKLSPTDIASLDLWDAYTYAKVQMFRATDAPHAPWTVVKTNDKRRGRLEAMRHLLLQLDYEAKDTEAVGKADPLIIGPANTLLEPGEDPTDLSPSKLADKDRGPGQHPGA; this is encoded by the coding sequence GTGGAGCCGACCGGTCGGAACGAGGACGATCTGCTCGAGGGTCTGTCCGTGGACGAGGCGCGCCCGGAGCGCCCCGTGCTCCTCGACGAGGAGGGGCGGCCCCTGCAGACGTGGCGGGAGAACTACCCGTACGCGAAGAAACTGGGCCGGAGCGCTTATGAACGGCGCAAGCGGATCCTGCAGATCGAGCTGCTCAAGCTGCAGAAGACGGTGCGTGAGCAGGGGCTGCGCATCGCGGTGCTGTGCGAGGGGCGTGACGCGGCGGGCAAGGGCGGCACGATCAAGCGTTTCACCGAGCGGCTGAACCCACGTGGTGCCCGGACGGTGGCACTGGACAAGCCGACCGAGCACGAGGCGGGCCAGTGGTACTTCCAGCGGTACGTCGCCCAGCTGCCGTCGGCCGGCGAGATCGTCTTCTTCGACCGGTCCTGGTACAACCGCGCCGGGGTCGAGCCGGTGATGGGCTTCTGCACCCCGAAGGAGCACCAGCACTTCCTGGAGCAGGCTCCGCAGTTCGAGAGGATGATCACCGAGGACGGCATCACCCTCATCAAGTTCTGGTTCTCCGTCTCCCGGGCGGAACAGCGCACGCGGTTCGCGATCCGGCAGGTCGACCCGGTGCGCCAGTGGAAACTGTCCCCCACCGACATCGCCTCGCTGGACCTGTGGGACGCCTACACCTACGCGAAGGTCCAGATGTTCCGCGCCACGGACGCGCCGCACGCCCCGTGGACCGTCGTGAAGACCAACGACAAGCGCCGCGGCCGCCTCGAAGCCATGCGCCACCTCCTGCTCCAGCTCGACTACGAGGCGAAGGACACGGAGGCCGTCGGCAAGGCCGACCCCCTGATCATCGGCCCCGCCAACACGCTCCTCGAACCGGGCGAGGACCCCACGGACCTGTCGCCGAGCAAGCTCGCGGACAAGGACCGGGGGCCCGGCCAGCACCCCGGCGCGTGA
- a CDS encoding NADP-dependent oxidoreductase, translating into MPKVYAFTRHGGPEVETFLDLPVPEPGPGQLLVAVRAAGVNPVDWKLRAGKRRPGQAPLAGHEVLGSEVAGVVRAVGPGVEGFAVGDPVFGNPVTGGYAEFTLVPADIAAHKPDALSFVEAAVLPVAAATAYDGLRQLDLPAGSTLLITGAGGGVGVAATQIAVHFGLRVVGTASAGKKEFVESFGAVHVAPGPRLAERIREAAPDGRVDAVFDLVGGADLAEVAQLLPDRERLITAAAKETVTELGGAPVARARTSAVLDEIALLAVAGVLRPQVTAAYPLDRAGDALRAVEDGHARGKTVIEVTA; encoded by the coding sequence ATGCCCAAGGTGTACGCGTTCACCCGGCACGGCGGGCCGGAGGTGGAGACCTTCCTCGACCTCCCGGTACCGGAGCCGGGGCCCGGGCAGCTGCTCGTCGCGGTGCGCGCGGCCGGCGTCAATCCGGTCGACTGGAAGCTGCGGGCGGGCAAGCGGCGCCCGGGGCAGGCGCCGCTCGCCGGTCACGAGGTGCTGGGCAGCGAGGTCGCCGGTGTCGTACGGGCGGTCGGGCCCGGGGTCGAGGGGTTCGCGGTCGGCGACCCGGTCTTCGGCAATCCGGTCACCGGCGGGTACGCGGAGTTCACGCTGGTCCCCGCCGACATCGCCGCCCACAAGCCCGACGCACTGTCGTTCGTCGAGGCGGCCGTGCTCCCGGTGGCCGCGGCGACCGCGTACGACGGACTGCGCCAGCTGGACCTGCCCGCGGGCTCGACCCTGCTGATCACGGGTGCCGGGGGCGGCGTGGGGGTGGCCGCGACCCAGATCGCCGTTCACTTCGGACTGCGGGTGGTGGGCACGGCGAGCGCGGGCAAGAAGGAGTTCGTCGAGTCCTTCGGCGCCGTCCACGTCGCGCCGGGTCCCCGGCTGGCGGAGCGCATACGTGAGGCGGCCCCGGACGGGCGCGTCGACGCCGTCTTCGACCTGGTGGGCGGCGCGGACCTGGCCGAGGTCGCACAGCTGCTCCCCGACCGCGAGAGGCTGATCACGGCGGCGGCCAAGGAGACGGTGACCGAGCTGGGCGGCGCTCCGGTGGCGCGGGCCCGCACGTCGGCGGTCCTGGACGAGATCGCGCTGCTCGCCGTGGCGGGCGTACTGCGTCCGCAGGTGACGGCGGCGTACCCCCTGGACCGCGCGGGCGACGCGCTGCGCGCGGTGGAGGACGGCCATGCGCGGGGCAAGACGGTGATCGAGGTGACGGCGTGA
- a CDS encoding GNAT family N-acetyltransferase, with protein sequence MTETAGAPTPVPHPLDNPARASLTGPHAHFAEGQGRVVRYPVDVSPFLALPDDVTDADWADLAALAGPGAEVPLLATTVRAPEGWETTFDVSGVQLVDDGVAAAPDPEAVRLGPDDVPEMLDLVRRTEPGPFAPRTVELGTYLGIRRGGALVAMAGERLHPPGWTEISAVCTDPAHRGQGLGTRLVLAVAHNIRARGEQPFLHTSAENTGAIRLYESLGFRLRRTTAFRGARVPGQATADRK encoded by the coding sequence CTGACGGAGACCGCGGGCGCCCCCACACCTGTACCCCACCCCCTCGACAACCCCGCCCGCGCCTCCCTCACCGGGCCGCACGCGCATTTCGCGGAGGGTCAGGGGCGGGTGGTGCGGTATCCGGTCGACGTGTCGCCGTTCCTCGCGCTGCCCGATGACGTGACGGACGCGGACTGGGCCGACCTGGCCGCGCTCGCCGGGCCCGGCGCCGAGGTGCCGCTGCTCGCGACGACGGTACGGGCGCCGGAGGGGTGGGAGACGACGTTCGACGTGTCCGGGGTGCAGCTCGTGGACGACGGGGTGGCCGCCGCGCCGGACCCCGAAGCCGTGCGGCTCGGCCCTGACGACGTGCCCGAGATGCTGGATCTGGTCCGGCGCACGGAGCCGGGCCCCTTCGCACCCCGCACCGTGGAGCTCGGCACGTATCTCGGCATACGCCGCGGAGGCGCCCTCGTCGCGATGGCCGGGGAGCGTCTGCATCCGCCGGGCTGGACGGAGATCAGCGCGGTCTGCACCGACCCCGCACACCGCGGCCAGGGCCTCGGGACGCGTCTCGTCCTCGCCGTCGCGCACAACATCAGGGCGCGCGGCGAGCAGCCGTTCCTCCACACGTCGGCGGAGAACACCGGTGCCATCCGCCTCTACGAGTCGCTCGGTTTCCGGCTGCGCCGCACGACGGCGTTCCGCGGGGCGCGGGTGCCCGGGCAGGCGACCGCCGACAGAAAATGA
- a CDS encoding FBP domain-containing protein: MQPVSENEIRASFVNCSKGEARRLTLPAGFADTPWSDLDFLGWRDPKAPDRGYVVAWRDGEPVGFALRASTGARKSLLKSSICSVCVTPQSGSGIALLVAPKAGAAGRQGNSVGMYICADLACSLYVRGKKTTALARRMEESLTLEEQNARTLQNLNGFLDQIIAG; encoded by the coding sequence ATGCAGCCCGTAAGTGAGAACGAGATCCGCGCGTCCTTCGTGAACTGTTCCAAGGGCGAGGCCCGCAGACTCACCCTCCCCGCGGGCTTCGCCGACACCCCGTGGTCCGACCTGGACTTCCTCGGGTGGCGCGACCCCAAGGCCCCCGACCGCGGCTACGTGGTCGCGTGGCGGGACGGCGAGCCCGTGGGCTTTGCCCTGCGTGCCTCCACGGGGGCTCGCAAGAGCCTGCTCAAGTCCAGCATCTGCTCGGTCTGCGTGACACCGCAGTCCGGCTCCGGCATCGCGCTGCTCGTCGCCCCGAAGGCGGGCGCGGCGGGCCGCCAGGGCAATTCGGTCGGCATGTACATCTGCGCGGACCTGGCCTGCTCGCTCTACGTACGCGGGAAGAAGACCACGGCGCTCGCCCGCCGCATGGAGGAGAGCCTCACGCTGGAGGAGCAGAACGCCCGCACCCTGCAGAACCTGAACGGGTTCCTGGACCAGATCATCGCCGGCTAG
- a CDS encoding (2Fe-2S) ferredoxin domain-containing protein, which yields MSPVVSIGAAARRPCTLVVCRGCCCGDARKNPGIDHAWQLERLRSAAAASRGRFTVRTSDCLGPCGQANLVVVQPSSEGRRRGGRAAWVGFVTDDESLDGILAWAEAGGPGLAQPSATLALQMVDPRAV from the coding sequence ATGAGTCCCGTCGTCTCCATCGGTGCCGCAGCCCGCCGCCCCTGCACGCTCGTCGTGTGCCGGGGCTGCTGCTGCGGCGACGCGCGCAAGAACCCCGGCATCGACCACGCCTGGCAGCTGGAGCGGCTGCGCTCCGCCGCCGCGGCGTCCCGGGGCCGGTTCACGGTGCGCACGAGCGACTGCCTCGGCCCGTGCGGCCAGGCCAACCTGGTCGTGGTCCAGCCGTCGTCCGAGGGACGCAGGCGCGGCGGCCGTGCGGCCTGGGTCGGATTCGTCACGGACGACGAGTCGCTCGACGGGATACTCGCCTGGGCCGAGGCGGGCGGCCCGGGCCTCGCGCAGCCGTCGGCGACGCTCGCGCTGCAGATGGTGGATCCCCGCGCGGTCTAG